One Coleofasciculus chthonoplastes PCC 7420 DNA segment encodes these proteins:
- a CDS encoding inositol monophosphatase family protein: MSQPTPDQLQIFLDIATEAAMAAGAILQTYWGKLDAVEEKGRPGDLVTVADKEAEAVILKVLRRHVPHHAILAEESGQGGDQQSKYRWAIDPLDGTTNYAHQYPIASTSVGLLIDEIPQVGVIYNPFRNELFRAAKGLGATCNRRPIHVSNTSTFNQSLLVTGFAYDRRETPDNNYAEFCHLTHLTQGVRRSGSASLDLADVACGRLDGYWERGISPWDITAGVVLVQEAGGTVTAYDGSPLVLKSGRILATNGQIHDQLSQELLKTPPLSSWN; this comes from the coding sequence ATGAGCCAACCCACACCCGATCAACTGCAAATCTTTCTTGATATCGCCACAGAAGCTGCCATGGCAGCCGGGGCAATCTTGCAAACCTACTGGGGTAAACTAGATGCCGTAGAAGAGAAAGGGCGTCCAGGTGATTTAGTCACCGTTGCCGATAAAGAAGCAGAAGCCGTCATTTTAAAAGTCTTAAGGCGTCATGTCCCCCATCACGCTATTTTGGCAGAAGAATCGGGTCAAGGGGGAGATCAACAGAGTAAATATCGGTGGGCAATTGATCCCCTCGACGGCACCACCAATTATGCTCATCAATACCCCATTGCCTCTACATCAGTGGGATTACTCATTGACGAAATCCCGCAAGTGGGAGTGATCTATAATCCCTTTCGCAATGAACTCTTTCGCGCCGCTAAGGGATTAGGGGCAACTTGCAACCGCCGTCCCATTCACGTCTCTAACACATCGACTTTCAATCAAAGCTTACTGGTAACTGGCTTTGCCTATGACCGTCGCGAAACCCCAGATAATAACTATGCCGAGTTTTGTCACCTAACTCACCTCACCCAAGGCGTTCGCCGCAGTGGTTCAGCCTCACTGGATTTGGCAGATGTGGCTTGTGGACGCTTAGATGGTTATTGGGAACGGGGAATTTCGCCCTGGGATATTACGGCTGGTGTAGTATTAGTGCAAGAGGCAGGTGGCACAGTCACCGCTTATGATGGTAGCCCCCTTGTCCTAAAATCTGGACGAATTCTCGCCACCAATGGTCAAATTCATGACCAACTCAGCCAGGAACTGTTAAAAACACCACCCCTGTCCAGTTGGAATTGA
- a CDS encoding 5-(carboxyamino)imidazole ribonucleotide synthase, whose translation MAKTVKRVGVIGGGQLAWMMGGGAKSLGLDLVIQTPQPTDPAVSVASDTIFAPIDDAAATAKLAAHCDVITFENEFINLDALFPLANQGVCFRPRLDALAPLLDKYHQRCYLRDIGLPQPAFNLLETPLNPDTLNFPLVLKARRHGYDGQGTFIFKDRESFQELWQKLADTPLLVEEFIPFERELAVIAACSVSGEVVVYPVVETQQENQVCRRVIIPAPISSETQQEINAIARTLLNSLQAVGVFGIELFLTANNQVYVNEVSPRTHNSGHFSLDACETSQFEMHLRAVAGLPLTKPILKCNGAVMVNLLGYEYSQNDYLEKRQKLASQPQTYVHWYGKKQSRPGRKLGHVTVLLNSNSGKNPQAIAQTIETLWYG comes from the coding sequence ATGGCTAAGACTGTGAAACGAGTAGGGGTAATCGGTGGTGGACAACTGGCTTGGATGATGGGAGGTGGGGCTAAATCATTGGGTTTGGATTTGGTGATTCAAACACCCCAGCCTACTGATCCAGCCGTTAGTGTTGCCTCTGATACCATCTTTGCCCCGATTGATGACGCCGCCGCGACTGCAAAGTTAGCTGCCCATTGTGATGTGATCACATTTGAGAATGAATTTATTAATTTAGATGCGTTGTTCCCCTTGGCAAACCAAGGTGTCTGTTTTCGCCCCCGCCTAGACGCCTTAGCCCCCCTACTCGATAAATATCACCAACGTTGCTATTTACGTGACATTGGCTTACCCCAACCTGCTTTTAACTTACTAGAGACACCCCTCAACCCTGATACACTGAATTTTCCCTTGGTTCTCAAAGCGCGACGCCACGGCTATGATGGTCAAGGCACGTTTATTTTTAAGGATAGAGAGAGTTTCCAGGAACTCTGGCAAAAACTTGCCGATACACCTCTACTCGTCGAGGAATTTATACCCTTTGAACGAGAATTAGCTGTGATCGCGGCTTGTTCTGTAAGCGGTGAGGTAGTGGTTTACCCGGTTGTCGAAACCCAGCAGGAAAATCAAGTCTGCCGTCGGGTGATTATTCCCGCACCGATTAGCTCAGAGACACAACAAGAGATTAACGCGATCGCACGTACCTTACTCAATAGTTTACAAGCCGTGGGCGTGTTTGGGATTGAACTCTTTCTCACCGCCAATAATCAGGTATATGTCAACGAAGTCTCCCCTCGTACCCACAATTCTGGACATTTTAGTCTAGATGCTTGTGAAACGTCGCAGTTTGAAATGCATTTACGGGCAGTTGCCGGATTACCATTGACAAAACCAATACTTAAGTGTAATGGAGCCGTCATGGTTAATCTATTGGGTTACGAATATTCCCAAAATGATTACCTTGAAAAACGGCAAAAACTCGCCAGCCAGCCGCAAACTTATGTGCATTGGTATGGGAAAAAGCAATCCCGCCCTGGGCGCAAACTCGGTCATGTCACCGTTCTCCTGAATTCTAACTCAGGGAAGAACCCCCAGGCGATCGCACAAACAATAGAAACCCTGTGGTACGGTTAA